A part of Tachyglossus aculeatus isolate mTacAcu1 unplaced genomic scaffold, mTacAcu1.pri SUPER_34, whole genome shotgun sequence genomic DNA contains:
- the LOC119921966 gene encoding proline-rich protein 2-like: MPDSSPAPLRDTPPAPPPRARAPASRPAHRSDSRPSSAPKRACAAPPSEAHLRDTPPAPPPIARAPASRPAHLSASRPSSAPKRASAGLEPRPPEGHAPGSAPHSAYAGIEPRPPEGHAPGSAPWSSACAGLDPRPPEGHAPGSAPKCACAGLALRSAPKLLCAGLAPRPPEGHAPGSAPQSACVGLEPRPSERLAPPAPPPSTRWRASPLPSDSGPAPKPRPPEGLAPGSAPKRACAGLEPRPSEGHAPGSAPQSACAGLEPRPSERLAPPAPPPRERAPDSSPAHLRDTSPAPPSRAREPASSPGSSRKRACAGLTPPLRLRPRPKPRPPKEHAPGSSPKRACAGHEPRPSEGLAPQLRPLAPQLRPLARVRGPLAPPILGPRAPAPPLSARARASSPAHLRDTPPAPPPRARAPASSPAHLRDTTPGSAPRARAPVTRFGSAPNCACAGLAPRPLRDMPSDPAPQSACAGFAPRPSEGLRPGHESSGNYFLFILMT; encoded by the exons ATGCCGGACTCGAGCCCCGCCCCTCTGAGGGACAcgcccccggctccgccccccaGAGCGCGTGCGCCGGCCTCGCGCCCCGCCCACCGAAGCGACTCGCGCCCCAGCTCCGCCCCCAAACGCGCGTGCGCGG CGCCCCCAAGCGAGGCCCACTTGAGGGACAcgcccccggctccgccccccaTAGCGCGTGCGCCGGCCTCGCGCCCCGCCCACCTAAGCGCCTCGCGCCCCAGTTCCGCCCCCAAGCGCGCGTCTGCCGGCCTCGAGCCCCGCCCACCTGAGGGACAcgcccccggctccgccccccaTAGCGCGTACGCGGGCATCGAGCCCCGCCCACCTGAGGGACAcgcccccggctccgccccctggaGC AGCGCGTGCGCCGGCCTCGATCCCCGCCCACCTGAGGGACAcgcccccggctccgcccccaAGTGCGCGTGCGCCGGCCTCGCGCTCCG CTCCGCCCCCAAGCTTCTGTGCGCCGGCCTCGCGCCCCGCCCACCTGAGGGACAcgcccccggctccgccccccaGAGCGCTTGCGTCGGCCTCGAGCCCCGCCCATCTGAGCGCCTCGcgcccccggctccgcccccaAGCACGCGTTGGCGGGCCTCACCCCTCCCCTCcgactccggccccgcccccaagccccgcccacccgaGGGACTcgcccccggctccgcccccaAGCGCGCATGCGCCGGCCTCGAGCCCCGCCCATCTGAGGGACAcgcccccggctccgccccccaGAGCGCGTGCGCCGGCCTCGAGCCCCGCCCATCTGAGCGCCTCGcgcccccggctccgccccccaGAGAGCGTGCGCCGGACTCGAGCCCCGCCCATCTGAGGGACACGTCCCCGGCTCCGCCCTCAAGGGCGCGTGAGCCGGCCTCGAGCCCCGGCTCCTCCCGCAAGCGCGCGTGCGCGGGCCTCACCCCTCCCCTCCGACTCCGGCCgcgccccaagccccgcccacctaaGGAACAcgcccccggctcctcccccaAGCGCGCGTGCGCGGGCCACGAGCCCCGCCCATCTGAGGGCCTCGCGCCCCAGCTCCGCCCCCTAGCGCCCCAGCTCCGCCCCCTAGCGCGCGTGCGCGGGCCTCTCGCCCCGCCCATCTTAGGGCCTCGCGCCCCAGCTCCGCCCCTAAGCGCGCGTGCGCGGGCCTCGAGCCCCGCCCACCTGAGGGACAcgcccccggctccgccccccaGAGCGCGAGCGCCGGCCTCGAGCCCCGCCCACCTGAGGGACACAACCCCTGGCTCCGCCCCCAGAGCGCGTGCGCCGGTCACGCGCTTCGGCTCCGCCCCCAATTGCGCGTGCGCGGGCCTCGCGCCCCGCCCCCTGAGGGACATGCCCTCGGATCCGGCCCCCCAGAGCGCATGCGCGGGCTTCGCGCCCCGCCCGTCCGAGGGCCTGAGGCCTGGTCATGAGTCCTCAGGAAATtattttctgtttattctgatgacttga